Proteins from a genomic interval of Dunckerocampus dactyliophorus isolate RoL2022-P2 chromosome 5, RoL_Ddac_1.1, whole genome shotgun sequence:
- the LOC129181146 gene encoding troponin I, fast skeletal muscle-like: MSEGKKMTSSRRHHLKSLMLQIAASWLEQEAAEIAATKEAHMAENCPAPDLGGDQASLMDVCKKLQQVIDKIDEERYDTEAKVVKADKEIEELKLKVVELAGVKKPALKKVRMSADAMLQALLGGKHKVNMDLRANLKQVKKEVKEEATEAVGDWRKNVEDKADRKKMFEAS; encoded by the exons ATGTCTGA GGGAAAGAAAATGACATCGAGCCGCAGGCATCACCTGAAG AGTTTGATGCTGCAGATCGCTGCTAGCTGGCTGGAGCAGGAAGCTGCCGAGATTGCCGCCACCAAGGAGGCTCACATGGCGGAGAATTGCCCCGCCCCCGACCTGGGCGGCGACCAGGCTTCCCTGATG GACGTTTGCAAGAAGCTGCAGCAGGTCATCGACAAGATCGACGAGGAGCGGTACGACACCGAGGCCAAGGTGGTCAAGGCGGACAAGGAG ATTGAGGAGCTGAAGCTGAAGGTGGTGGAGCTGGCGGGCGTCAAGAAGCCCGCCCTGAAGAAGGTGCGCATGTCGGCCGACGCCATGCTGCAGGCGCTACTGGGCGGCAAGCACAAGGTCAACATGGACCTCAGGGCCAACCTCAAGCAGGTCAAGAAGGAGGTCAAAGAGGAG GCTACAGAGGCGGTGGGCGACTGGCGTAAGAACGTGGAGGACAAAGCTGACAGAAAGAAGATGTTTGAGGCTTCCTAA
- the LOC129181147 gene encoding troponin I, fast skeletal muscle-like: MSDKKMSSSRRHHLKSLILHIAFAWIEQEKKDLVVTKQAYMAEHCVRPSMSGDQAALMETCRKLNALIEKVDEERYDMEAKVNKADKEIEDLKIKVIDLAGVKKPALKKVRMSADAMLKALLGSKHTVNMELRANLKQVKKEVKEEPAEAVGDWRKNIEDKADRKKMFETS, translated from the exons ATGTCTGA CAAGAAGATGTCATCCAGCCGCCGGCATCACCTCAAG AGTTTGATCCTGCACATCGCCTTCGCCTGGATCGAGCAGGAGAAGAAAGACCTGGTGGTGACCAAGCAGGCCTACATGGCCGAGCACTGTGTCAGACCCAGCATGAGCGGAGACCAGGCCGCCCTCATG GAAACGTGCAGGAAGCTCAACGCCCTCATCGAGAAGGTGGACGAGGAGCGGTACGACATGGAGGCCAAGGTCAACAAAGCCGACAAAGAG aTTGAAGACCTGAAGATCAAAGTCATCGACCTGGCGGGAGTCAAGAAGCCCGCCCTGAAGAAGGTGCGCATGTCTGCCGACGCCATGTTGAAAGCTCTGCTGGGCTCCAAACACACCGTCAACATGGAGCTCAGGGCCAACCTCAAGCAGGTCAAGAAGGAGGTCAAAGAGGAg ccagcagaggcggTGGGCGACTGGCGGAAGAACATTGAAGACAAAGCGGACAGGAAGAAGATGTTTGAGACCTCCTAA